A section of the Devosia rhizoryzae genome encodes:
- a CDS encoding DUF3088 domain-containing protein, which translates to MAKDRLFLIEPGFNAADREDGPFVCPFCNQVEGLLASFPDRARNLEITRAPFARPRQQVVALVGEHNQALPLLIFGEDAPADAKHFAELSFVADTGRILELLAERHGFPNLFRPAPPAAAKVA; encoded by the coding sequence ATGGCCAAGGATAGGCTTTTCCTGATTGAACCAGGCTTTAATGCCGCTGACCGCGAGGACGGCCCCTTTGTTTGTCCGTTCTGCAACCAGGTCGAGGGCCTTTTGGCCAGCTTCCCCGATCGCGCTCGCAATCTCGAAATTACCCGCGCGCCCTTCGCCCGTCCCCGCCAGCAAGTGGTGGCGCTGGTCGGCGAGCACAATCAGGCGCTGCCCCTGCTCATCTTCGGAGAAGACGCGCCGGCCGACGCCAAGCACTTCGCCGAACTTAGTTTTGTAGCGGACACTGGCCGCATCCTCGAACTGCTCGCCGAGCGGCACGGCTTTCCAAACCTTTTCCGCCCGGCTCCGCCGGCGGCAGCCAAAGTTGCCTAG
- a CDS encoding RrF2 family transcriptional regulator, translating to MLTKKGKYGLKALSALSRAPHGQLMGIAQLAEANNIPKKFLDAILAELRNAGFVRSRKGKLGGYGLAKPAEEIMIGHVVRVLDGPLAPIPCASRTRYHPCHDCDVETCQVRHLMLEVRNAIADVLDKTSLTQMAAMGSEEQLAQALSA from the coding sequence GTGCTCACCAAAAAAGGCAAATATGGATTGAAAGCCTTGTCGGCTTTGTCGCGGGCGCCGCATGGGCAACTGATGGGTATCGCGCAGCTGGCCGAGGCAAACAACATACCCAAAAAATTTCTCGATGCCATTCTTGCGGAGCTGCGCAATGCCGGTTTCGTGCGCAGCCGCAAAGGCAAGCTGGGCGGTTATGGCCTGGCAAAACCTGCCGAGGAGATCATGATTGGGCATGTGGTCCGCGTCCTTGATGGCCCGCTGGCGCCGATCCCTTGCGCTAGCCGCACGCGCTATCATCCCTGCCACGATTGCGATGTCGAAACCTGTCAGGTTCGCCACCTTATGCTCGAGGTGCGAAATGCCATTGCCGACGTGCTCGACAAGACCAGCCTGACGCAGATGGCCGCCATGGGTAGCGAAGAGCAGCTCGCGCAGGCTTTGTCGGCCTGA
- a CDS encoding alkene reductase — translation MIAPLLTSFSIGALNFPNRVVMAPMTRRRAAYGKLPTALMAQYYAQRASAGLIISESIEVDPLSGLQGPTRPGLFNEKQRDAWLLVTRAVHEAGGRIFAQLSHMGRAAHASQLEPGGRVIAPSAIAASGQIYTAKGPVPYETPAELDTTDIATLVQQYALAAALAQEAEFDGVELHGANGYLIDQFLRDASNQRIDHYGGSAANRARFLLEIFDAVSQVWPRSQIGVRVSPTNTFQGMGDSDPVAHFTAIAQLLSARAPAYLHVVEPPVQPEGVPYVAGAIRANFTGPLILAGKFGLATGNAAIETGRADLVAFGESFLANPDLPQRFLSGAALNEPDKATFYTSGEAGYTDYPFAQG, via the coding sequence ATGATCGCTCCACTGCTCACGTCCTTTTCAATCGGCGCCCTCAACTTCCCGAACCGCGTGGTGATGGCCCCCATGACCCGTCGCCGCGCTGCGTATGGGAAGCTGCCGACGGCGTTGATGGCGCAGTATTATGCGCAGCGCGCCAGTGCCGGGCTCATCATCAGCGAGTCCATCGAGGTCGACCCCTTAAGCGGTCTTCAAGGTCCCACCCGGCCCGGGCTGTTCAATGAGAAGCAGCGCGATGCCTGGCTCCTGGTGACGCGGGCAGTGCATGAGGCCGGTGGCCGCATTTTTGCGCAGCTTTCCCATATGGGTCGGGCGGCTCATGCAAGCCAACTGGAACCCGGTGGCAGGGTTATCGCGCCATCGGCGATCGCCGCTTCGGGGCAGATCTATACGGCAAAAGGCCCAGTGCCGTACGAGACGCCGGCCGAACTTGATACCACCGACATCGCAACCCTGGTGCAACAGTACGCTCTGGCCGCCGCGCTGGCGCAGGAGGCAGAGTTTGACGGGGTCGAACTCCATGGGGCCAATGGCTATCTGATCGACCAATTTCTTCGCGATGCGAGCAACCAACGGATTGACCATTATGGCGGGTCCGCCGCCAACCGCGCTCGGTTCCTGCTCGAAATCTTCGATGCTGTCAGTCAGGTCTGGCCACGCTCGCAGATCGGCGTGCGAGTGTCCCCGACCAACACATTTCAAGGCATGGGCGACAGCGATCCAGTGGCCCATTTCACTGCCATTGCCCAACTGCTAAGTGCCAGGGCACCAGCCTATCTGCATGTGGTGGAGCCGCCCGTGCAACCCGAGGGCGTACCTTACGTCGCCGGAGCGATCCGCGCCAACTTCACCGGGCCTCTGATCCTCGCCGGGAAATTCGGTTTAGCGACCGGCAACGCCGCTATCGAGACCGGCCGTGCCGATCTCGTCGCTTTCGGAGAAAGCTTTCTCGCCAATCCGGACCTGCCGCAGCGCTTCCTCAGCGGGGCCGCGCTCAACGAACCCGACAAAGCGACATTTTACACTTCGGGCGAGGCGGGCTACACCGACTATCCCTTCGCGCAAGGCTAA
- a CDS encoding flavin reductase family protein has product MSIVDFASYLPVLEPQVDVAEFKDAMRNLAGAVSVITVGTGENRTGFTATSVSSFSVEPPTILVSLNRDSSSWPALRDAKSFAVNILADSQSAVADRFAGRGGIKGNDRYVGSEWNRLDSGTLGLKSAVAVIECELDEAIERHSHAIVLGRVRSVELTAGQEPLLYWRGQYQQLLPNRDPFIN; this is encoded by the coding sequence GTGTCGATTGTCGATTTTGCCAGCTATCTTCCGGTTCTGGAGCCTCAAGTGGACGTGGCCGAGTTCAAGGACGCCATGCGAAACCTGGCAGGTGCGGTCAGCGTCATCACCGTGGGCACTGGTGAAAATCGTACCGGCTTCACGGCCACGTCAGTTTCGTCCTTCTCCGTCGAACCACCTACGATCCTGGTAAGCCTTAATCGCGATTCATCATCCTGGCCTGCCTTGCGCGATGCCAAATCCTTCGCGGTCAACATCCTGGCCGACAGCCAGTCTGCCGTTGCCGACCGCTTCGCCGGTCGCGGCGGCATCAAGGGAAATGACCGATATGTGGGCTCGGAGTGGAACCGCCTCGATAGCGGCACGCTGGGATTGAAGTCGGCTGTGGCGGTAATTGAGTGTGAACTCGATGAAGCGATCGAGCGGCATAGCCATGCCATCGTGCTCGGCCGCGTACGGTCGGTGGAACTCACGGCAGGTCAGGAGCCGCTGCTTTATTGGCGCGGGCAGTATCAGCAGTTGCTGCCCAACCGGGACCCGTTCATCAACTAA
- the ssuD gene encoding FMNH2-dependent alkanesulfonate monooxygenase produces the protein MSKPLDFFWFIPTHGDGRYLGSGDGERQPDFRYFKQIAQAADQLGYEGVLLPTGQNCEESWITATGLATVTERLKYLVALRPGVTLPTFAARQAAALDRLSNGRLLLNVVVGGNPVELAGDGVFLPHGERYEQAAEFLTIFRRLLSGETVDFHGKHYRVEGGRLDQRAVQQSHPPIYLGGSSDAGQELAAEQIDTYLTWGEPVAQVAEKVAAAQAKATARGRKLRFGIRLHFIVRETEEEAWREADRLISKVSDSQIAAAQARFTQQMDSVGQRRMADLHGGDRNKLLVAPNLWAGVGLVRNGAGTALVGTPDQVAERLREYQEAGIDLVIGSGYPHLEESYRVAELLFPALGLGNKKQTLVETVSNEFSVGFHGKEQIRV, from the coding sequence ATGAGCAAACCACTCGACTTCTTCTGGTTCATCCCCACCCATGGCGATGGCCGCTACCTTGGCTCGGGCGATGGCGAGCGGCAGCCCGATTTCCGCTATTTCAAGCAGATCGCCCAGGCAGCCGACCAGTTGGGCTACGAAGGCGTGCTACTGCCGACCGGCCAGAACTGCGAAGAGTCCTGGATTACCGCCACGGGTCTCGCCACTGTCACCGAGCGGCTTAAATACCTCGTTGCCCTGCGTCCCGGCGTCACCCTGCCGACCTTTGCCGCCCGTCAGGCCGCCGCGCTCGACCGGCTGAGCAATGGTCGCCTGCTGCTCAACGTCGTGGTTGGTGGCAATCCGGTGGAGCTTGCCGGGGACGGCGTGTTCCTGCCCCACGGCGAACGCTATGAACAGGCGGCCGAATTCCTCACCATCTTCCGCCGCCTCCTGTCCGGCGAAACTGTTGATTTTCACGGCAAGCATTATCGTGTCGAAGGCGGTCGCCTCGACCAGCGCGCAGTCCAGCAATCCCACCCGCCGATCTATCTCGGCGGCTCTTCCGATGCCGGGCAGGAGCTCGCGGCCGAACAGATCGACACCTATCTCACCTGGGGTGAGCCGGTGGCCCAGGTTGCCGAAAAGGTCGCTGCCGCGCAGGCCAAGGCGACAGCACGGGGCCGCAAGCTGCGCTTCGGCATTCGGCTCCACTTCATCGTGCGCGAGACCGAGGAAGAAGCGTGGCGCGAAGCCGATCGGCTGATCAGCAAGGTGTCCGATAGCCAAATCGCGGCAGCGCAAGCCCGCTTCACCCAGCAGATGGACAGCGTCGGCCAGCGTCGCATGGCCGACCTCCATGGCGGCGATCGCAACAAGCTCCTCGTCGCACCCAACCTTTGGGCCGGTGTCGGCCTCGTTCGCAATGGCGCCGGCACGGCGCTGGTGGGAACGCCAGACCAAGTCGCCGAGCGCCTGCGCGAATACCAAGAGGCCGGCATCGATCTCGTCATCGGCTCCGGCTATCCGCATCTCGAGGAAAGCTATCGCGTCGCCGAACTGTTGTTCCCGGCGCTGGGTCTGGGCAACAAGAAGCAGACCCTTGTCGAAACCGTCAGCAACGAGTTCTCCGTCGGCTTCCACGGCAAGGAGCAAATCCGGGTTTAG